In a genomic window of Suricata suricatta isolate VVHF042 chromosome 12, meerkat_22Aug2017_6uvM2_HiC, whole genome shotgun sequence:
- the LOC115275063 gene encoding uncharacterized protein RAB5IF homolog isoform X1 gives MSGGRRKEEPPQPQLANGALKVSVWSKVLRSDAAWEDKDEFLDVIYWFRQIIAVVLGVIWGVLPLRGFLGIAGFCLINAGVLYLYFSNYLQIDEEEYGGTWELTKEGFMTSFALFMVIWIIFYTAIHYD, from the exons ATGAGCGGCGGGCGGCGAAAAGAGGAGCCGCCTCAGCCGCAGCTGGCCAACGGGGCCCTCAAAGTCTCAGTTTGGAGCAAAGTGCTGCGGAGCGACGCGGCCTGGGAGGACAAG gATGAATTTTTAGATGTGATCTACTGGTTCCGACAGATCATTGCTGTGGTCCTAGGCGTAATTTGGGGAGTGTTACCTTTGAGAGGTTTTTTGGGAATAGCAGG ATTCTGCCTGATCAATGCGGGAGTCCTGTACCTTTACTTCAGCAACTACCTACAGATAGATGAAGAAGAATATGGTGGCACATGGGAGCTCACGAAAGAAGGGTTTATGACATCTTTTGCCTTGTTCATG gtcatctggatcATTTTTTACACTGCCATCCACTATGACTGA
- the LOC115275063 gene encoding uncharacterized protein RAB5IF homolog isoform X2 → MSGGRRKEEPPQPQLANGALKVSVWSKVLRSDAAWEDKDEFLDVIYWFRQIIAVVLGVIWGVLPLRGFLGIAGSSGSFFTLPSTMTDGVQTPPALCPVQRTLLVRAQQRCRGTPATWNLKDPCFLNRESVCWASVFSARVVI, encoded by the exons ATGAGCGGCGGGCGGCGAAAAGAGGAGCCGCCTCAGCCGCAGCTGGCCAACGGGGCCCTCAAAGTCTCAGTTTGGAGCAAAGTGCTGCGGAGCGACGCGGCCTGGGAGGACAAG gATGAATTTTTAGATGTGATCTACTGGTTCCGACAGATCATTGCTGTGGTCCTAGGCGTAATTTGGGGAGTGTTACCTTTGAGAGGTTTTTTGGGAATAGCAGG gtcatctggatcATTTTTTACACTGCCATCCACTATGACTGATGGTGTACAGACCCCACCCGCTCTCTGTCCGGTCCAAAGGACCCTCCTAGTTAGAGCACAGCAACGTTGTAGGGGCACCCCAGCCACATGGAACCTGAAAGACCCATGTTTCCTGAACCGAGAATCAGTGTGTTGGGCGTCAGTGTTTTCTGCAAGGGTTGTGAtctga